The Oncorhynchus masou masou isolate Uvic2021 chromosome 31, UVic_Omas_1.1, whole genome shotgun sequence genome includes a region encoding these proteins:
- the LOC135524697 gene encoding roquin-1-like isoform X4, whose protein sequence is MPVQAPQWTEFLLCPICTQLFEESLRKPISLGCGHTVCKMCLNKLHRKACPFDQTAIATDIELLPVNTALLQLVGGQVPKRQPTTLVTGAEDIAHYEKASECVEELAQYLKPLSNSRGVGLSTSSAQSSLSRPMQRKLVTLVHCQLVEEEGRVRATRAARSLGERTVTELILQHQNPQQLSSNLWAAVRARGCQFLGPAMQEEALKLVLLALEDGSALSRKVLVLFVVQRLEPRFPQASKTSIGHVVQLLYRASCFKVTKRDEDSSLMQLKEDFWTYEALRREHDSQIVQIAMEGGLRIAPDQWSSLLYGDQSHKSHMQSIIDKLQTPASFAQSVQELTIALQRTGDPANLNRLRPHLELLANIDPSPDSPPPTWELLDTGLVAVKTVVHGLVDFIQNHSKKGSDPQQPPQHSKYKTYMCRDMKQKGGCPRGTSCTFAHSQDELEKYRKMNKRLAARRPLSLSLTQLNEVGLLPEEVGMLEGLAHKGLTNGMVASVTGSALPQLISRGADPSYEPMMRKSQGSLSAPSSPPDLLDPVPNRAMAHPRMAVDHLAMHKQMPRRPSMYPPQQGELFYPPEPRAPPSALQYEASQNAPGNPPYPYQPSQYPPQPRYVRNPPPTNDPALPPYPGTYPQERQCPPPPQLSSSHFSNANPQGFAPPPHYDGRRHPAYPPPPPQSYPHRKDPSMPADEASRERYLPEGYHPSGPHPSHMRPYTPRESYSRPQPTPSLDYLHRRRQEIMAQLEDGKQVTPPPFAPSPTLPHHYESNYTQEQQQYLENSQAFSKYREPDYASQYSPWSCDTIGSYIGSKEGKSRDSMERMNAEGKGVEGRRRAAEARDDDPIIPFGSLPTVSRFGVISRTPKTGYLTAGPGQAMTLSQGTNGPKHGAATGWGAAGYSQPPQAHLSERPVKEREQLTMELQQVNQQINKQTAQADHPSPEEWSSGSISSQQLSLELHHVEREIGKRTRQIAL, encoded by the exons GTGCCCAAACGGCAGCCGACCACCTTGGTGACAGGGGCAGAGGACATAGCCCACTATGAGAAAGCCAGTGAGTGTGTGGAGGAGCTGGCTCAGTACCTGAAACCCCTGAGCAACAGCAGAG gtgTGGGGCTGAGCACTAGCAGCGCCCAGAGTTCTCTGAGTCGGCCCATGCAGAGGAAGCTGGTGACCCTGGTGCATTGTcagctggtggaggaggagggccgGGTGAGGGCCACACGGGCGGCCAGGTCTCTAGGGGAGCGCACCGTCACTGAGCTCATTCTGCAGCACCAGAACCCCCAGCAGCTCTCCTCCAACCTGTGGGCTGCAGTCAGGGCAAGGGGCTGCCAGTTTCTCGGCCCAG CGATGCAGGAGGAGGCTCTGAAGCTGGTGCTTTTGGCTCTGGAGGACGGCTCCGCTCTATCCAGGAAGGTCCTGGTGCTGTTTGTGGTCCAGAGGTTAGAGCCACGCTTCCCCCAAGCCTCCAAGACCAGCATAGGCCACGTGGTGCAGCTCCTCTACAGGGCCTCCTGCTTCAAG GTGACCAAGCGTGACGAGGACTCGTCCCTGATGCAGTTGAAGGAGGACTTCTGGACGTACGAGGCGCTGCGGCGCGAACACGACTCCCAGATCGTCCAGATCGCAATGGAGGGGGGCCTCCGCATCGCCCCTGACCAGTGGTCTTCCCTGCTCTACGGGGATCAGTCGCACAAGTCCCACATGCAGTCCATCATTGACAAG ttgcaGACGCCAGCGTCGTTTGCTCAGAGTGTTCAGGAGCTGACCATCGCCCTGCAGAGGACAGGTGACCCGGCCAACCTGAACCGCCTGCGACCACACCTGGAGCTGCTAGCCAACATCGACCCAAGTCCAG ACTCCCCTCCCCCCACGTGGGAGCTGCTGGACACGGGCTTGGTGGCAGTGAAGACTGTGGTACACGGCCTGGTGGACTTCATCCAGAACCACAGCAAGAAGGGGAGCGACCCACAACAG ccaccccagcACAGTAAATACAAGACGTACATGTGTCGGGACATGAAGCAGAAGGGGGGCTGTCCTCGAGGAACCAGCTGCACCTTTGCCCACTCTCAGGACGAGCTAGAAAA GTACCGTAAGATGAACAAGCGGCTGGCTGCCCGCCGGCCCCTAAGCTTATCCCTGACGCAGCTGAACGAGGTTGGCCTATTGCCCGAGGAGGTGGGGATGCTGGAGGGGCTGGCACACAAGGGCTTGACGAATGGCATGGTGGCGTCGGTCACAGGCTCCGCCCTGCCCCAGCTCATCTCCCGCGGTGCCGACCCCTCCTACGAGCCCATGATGCGGAAGTCCCAGGGAAGCCTAAGTGCCCCCAGCTCTCCTCCAGACTT ACTGGACCCGGTGCCCAATCGGGCCATGGCCCATCCCAGGATGGCAGTGGACCACCTGGCCATGCACAAGCAGATGCCCAGGAGGCCCTCCATGTACCCCCCTCAGCAGGGAGAACTCTTCTACCCCCCTGAGCCCAGGGCACCTCCATCAGCCCTGCAGTATGAGGCCTCCCAGAACGCCCCAG GTAACCCCCCCTACCCCTACCAGCCCTCTCAGTACCCACCCCAGCCTCGCTACGTCCGAAACCCCCCTCCCACCAACGACCCGGCCTTGCCCCCTTACCCCGGCACCTACCCCCAGGAGCGCCagtgtccccctccccctcagctCTCGAGTTCCCACTTCTCCAATGCCAACCCCCAAGGGTTTGCGCCTCCTCCGCATTATGACGGCCGTCGACACCCTGCctacccccctccaccaccacagtCCTATCCCCACCGGAAGGACCCCTCCATGCCTGCGGACGAGGCCTCCAGAGAAAGATACCTTCCTGAGGGTTACCACCCCTCTGGCCCCCACCCCAGCCACATGAGGCCCTACACCCCCAGG GAGTCTTACAGCCGGCCCCAGCCCACTCCCAGTCTGGACTACTTGCACCGCCGACGCCAGGAGATCATGGCCCAGCTGGAAGACGGGAAGCAGGTCACTCCCCCACCCTTCGCCCCTTCACCTACTCTGCCACACCACTACGAGTCCAATTACACACAGGAG CAACAGCAGTACTTGGAAAACTCACAAGCTTTTTCAAAGTACCGTGAGCCAGACTACGCGAGCCAGTActctccttggtcatgtgacacTATCGGCTCCTACATTGGCAGCAAGGAGGGGAAGTccagagacagtatggagaggatG AACGCTGAGGGGAAAGGTGTGGAAGGCAGGCGCAGGGCTGCCGAGGCCAGAGATGACGACCCTATCATCCCCTTCGGCTCTCTGCCCACCGTGTCACGCTTCGGGGTGATCTCCCGCACCCCCAAGACTGGCTACTTGACTGCCGGGCCGGGGCAGGCCATGACCCTCTCACAGGGGACCAATGGTCCCAAACACGGCGCTGCAACAG GGTGGGGTGCTGCCGGGTACAGCCAGCCCCCTCAGGCCCACCTCAGTGAACGGCCAGTCAAGGAGAGGGAGCAGCTGACGATGGAGCTCCAGCAGGTCAATCAGCAGATCAACAAGCAGACTGCCCAGGCGGACCATCCCAGCCCGGAGGAGTGGTCATCAGGGAGCATCTCCAGCCAACAGCTGAGCCTGGAGCTCCACCATGTGGAGAGGGAGATCGGCAAGAGGACCCGCCAGATAGccctg TGA